In one Pseudomonas sp. SCA2728.1_7 genomic region, the following are encoded:
- a CDS encoding MFS transporter, which translates to MLLPILLLSAAGFTVLTTEFVIVGLLPAIARDLEVTIPQAGLLVTLFAFTVAMFGPFLTAYFARFERRKLFISILIMFGLANTVAALAPNIWVMAIARLIPALGLPVFWALASETAVDIVGPDFAGRAIAKIGFGIVCATVFGIPVGTLISDAFGWRSAFGILAVIAFAKALLLFVYLPKTSLHQHQVSFRSQFKILRSPLMIGHIVLSILVFSGMFTAYTYLADILERLAGFNGTVVGWCLMAFGAVGLIGNSLGGRAVDRHPLGASVLFCAFMIAGMVSLVPNIHSPLGLAVAMGIWGVTQAALFLVSHVRLMKAAPEAPAFAASLNIAGANLGIGLGAIVGGRVIDSAGLGFLGFTAAGFILLSVFLAMVLMTLKPREICAEAS; encoded by the coding sequence ATGCTGTTGCCCATTCTTCTGTTGTCTGCCGCCGGATTCACGGTGCTGACCACGGAATTCGTCATCGTCGGCCTGTTGCCGGCGATTGCCCGAGACCTTGAAGTCACCATCCCGCAGGCCGGGTTGCTGGTGACGCTGTTCGCCTTCACGGTGGCGATGTTCGGACCGTTTTTGACCGCCTACTTCGCCCGCTTCGAGCGGCGCAAGCTGTTTATCAGCATCCTGATCATGTTCGGTCTGGCCAATACCGTGGCGGCGCTGGCGCCGAACATCTGGGTGATGGCGATTGCCCGGTTGATCCCGGCGCTCGGCTTGCCAGTGTTCTGGGCCTTGGCCAGTGAGACGGCCGTGGACATTGTCGGCCCGGACTTTGCCGGTCGTGCGATCGCCAAGATTGGCTTCGGCATCGTTTGCGCCACGGTGTTTGGCATCCCGGTCGGCACGCTGATTTCTGACGCTTTCGGCTGGCGCAGTGCCTTTGGCATTCTGGCGGTCATCGCTTTTGCCAAAGCCTTGCTGCTATTTGTTTACCTGCCGAAAACCAGTCTGCACCAGCATCAGGTCAGCTTCCGCTCGCAATTCAAGATCCTGCGCAGCCCGTTGATGATCGGCCATATCGTCCTGTCGATTCTGGTGTTCAGCGGCATGTTTACCGCTTATACGTATCTGGCCGACATTCTTGAGCGCCTCGCCGGCTTCAACGGCACCGTGGTCGGTTGGTGCCTGATGGCCTTCGGCGCGGTCGGGTTGATCGGCAACTCGCTGGGTGGTCGTGCGGTCGACCGCCATCCGTTGGGGGCATCGGTGTTGTTCTGTGCGTTCATGATTGCCGGCATGGTCTCGTTGGTGCCGAACATTCATTCGCCGCTGGGGCTCGCAGTGGCGATGGGGATCTGGGGCGTGACCCAGGCCGCGCTGTTCCTGGTCAGCCATGTGCGCCTGATGAAAGCCGCGCCGGAAGCGCCGGCCTTTGCCGCTTCGTTGAACATCGCCGGGGCCAATCTGGGGATCGGCCTGGGCGCCATCGTCGGTGGTCGGGTCATCGACAGCGCGGGTCTGGGTTTCCTCGGTTTTACCGCCGCTGGGTTCATTTTGCTCTCGGTGTTCCTCGCCATGGTGCTGATGACGCTCAAGCCGCGCGAAATCTGCGCCGAGGCCTCATAA
- a CDS encoding LysR substrate-binding domain-containing protein, producing MELAQIRMFKTVAEVGSIARAAEKLFCVPSNITARIKALEAELGVALFLREGRGLRISPAGQTFLAYAEKILALTAEAKRAVDPSAEPSGPLRIGAIESSATGRLPRLLAKFHQRYPQVALELTTGTWGQLLDDTVSHRLDGAIVAVDVERSQLRRTPMYREELLLIASTSFGPVRGIEDLQDKTVFMWPQGCPYRAALEHWLLRQGLSLPIVSLASYGAIVGCVSAGAGVALVPKGVFEQYAKGAGCVGYEFAELTAVDNLFYWHENAGVHPAREAFVAMLREEFVA from the coding sequence ATGGAGCTGGCACAAATCCGTATGTTCAAGACCGTGGCCGAGGTCGGTAGCATTGCGCGGGCGGCGGAAAAGCTGTTTTGCGTGCCGTCGAATATCACTGCGCGGATCAAGGCCCTGGAAGCGGAATTGGGCGTTGCGCTGTTTCTGCGTGAGGGACGCGGGTTGCGCATCAGTCCGGCGGGGCAGACGTTTCTCGCCTATGCGGAAAAGATCCTGGCGCTGACCGCTGAAGCGAAACGGGCTGTTGATCCCTCGGCCGAGCCGTCCGGGCCACTGCGCATTGGCGCGATCGAATCATCAGCGACCGGGCGCTTGCCGCGCTTGTTGGCGAAGTTTCACCAGCGCTATCCACAAGTGGCGCTGGAACTCACCACCGGCACGTGGGGGCAGTTGCTCGACGACACCGTCAGCCATCGCCTCGACGGTGCGATTGTTGCGGTGGATGTCGAGCGTTCGCAGCTCAGGCGCACGCCGATGTATCGCGAGGAACTGCTGCTGATCGCGTCGACCTCGTTCGGGCCGGTGCGCGGCATCGAAGACCTGCAGGACAAAACCGTGTTCATGTGGCCGCAGGGTTGTCCGTATCGGGCGGCGCTGGAGCATTGGTTGTTGCGTCAGGGGTTGTCGCTGCCGATCGTCAGTCTCGCCAGTTATGGTGCGATTGTGGGTTGTGTGAGTGCCGGGGCAGGGGTGGCGCTGGTGCCCAAGGGCGTGTTTGAGCAGTACGCGAAAGGGGCTGGGTGTGTGGGATATGAGTTTGCGGAGCTGACGGCCGTCGATAACTTGTTTTACTGGCATGAAAACGCCGGGGTGCACCCGGCGCGGGAGGCGTTTGTGGCGATGTTGCGTGAGGAGTTTGTTGCGTAG
- a CDS encoding AI-2E family transporter encodes MNEKSLQFKSLTVLLVLVTVAFIWILLPFYGAVFWAVILGILFAPMQRKLQAKYGWQRNLTSLCTLSICLVIAILPVIIVSVLLVQEGATVYKNIESGELDIAAYLAQFKHSLPPYFQHLLDRFGMGELNALREKIVKSAMQGSQVLASQAFSFGQGTFEFVVSFFIMLYLLFFFLRDGAELARKVRTAVPLEEGHKRRLQLKFNRVVRATVKGNLVVAVTQGALGGAIFWFLDIPSALLWAVLMGFLSLLPAVGAGIVWAPVAVYFLLSGMIWQGVVLGLFGVFVIGLVDNVLRPILVGKDTKMPDYLILISTLGGLAVFGLNGFVIGPLIAALFMSSWALFAETKPKVQLP; translated from the coding sequence ATGAACGAAAAAAGCCTTCAATTCAAATCCCTGACCGTGCTGCTGGTGCTGGTCACGGTGGCCTTCATCTGGATTCTGTTGCCGTTCTACGGTGCGGTGTTCTGGGCGGTGATCCTCGGCATTCTGTTTGCGCCGATGCAACGCAAGTTGCAGGCGAAATATGGCTGGCAACGCAACCTGACCTCGCTGTGCACGTTGAGCATCTGTCTGGTCATCGCGATTCTGCCGGTGATCATCGTCAGCGTGTTGCTGGTGCAGGAAGGGGCGACGGTTTACAAGAATATCGAAAGCGGTGAGCTGGACATTGCCGCGTATCTGGCGCAGTTCAAGCACAGCTTGCCGCCGTACTTTCAGCACTTGCTCGACCGCTTCGGCATGGGCGAACTCAATGCGCTACGCGAGAAAATCGTCAAATCGGCGATGCAGGGCAGCCAGGTGCTGGCCAGCCAGGCATTCAGTTTTGGTCAGGGCACATTCGAATTCGTGGTGAGTTTTTTCATCATGCTGTATTTGCTGTTTTTCTTTCTGCGTGACGGCGCCGAACTGGCGCGCAAGGTGCGCACTGCCGTGCCACTGGAGGAAGGCCACAAGCGGCGCTTGCAGTTGAAGTTCAACCGCGTGGTACGGGCGACGGTGAAGGGCAATCTCGTAGTCGCGGTGACTCAAGGCGCGCTGGGCGGAGCGATTTTCTGGTTTCTCGACATCCCCAGCGCATTGCTGTGGGCGGTCTTGATGGGGTTTCTGTCGTTGCTGCCAGCGGTGGGTGCGGGAATTGTCTGGGCGCCGGTGGCGGTGTATTTCCTGCTCAGCGGGATGATCTGGCAAGGCGTGGTGCTGGGCTTGTTCGGGGTCTTTGTGATTGGGCTGGTGGACAACGTGTTACGGCCGATTCTGGTGGGCAAGGACACCAAAATGCCCGATTACCTGATTCTGATCTCGACCCTGGGTGGTCTGGCGGTATTCGGCCTGAATGGCTTTGTGATCGGGCCGCTGATCGCGGCGCTGTTCATGTCGAGCTGGGCGCTGTTCGCCGAGACCAAGCCCAAGGTGCAACTGCCTTAA
- a CDS encoding shikimate 5-dehydrogenase, whose product MQMNPNKDTQLCMSLSGRPGNFGLRFHNHLYEQLGLNFYYKAFSSQDLTGAVGGIRALGIRGCGVSMPFKEACIALVDELDASAAAIQSINTIVNTDGHLKAYNTDYIAIEQLLNTHAVPKDSTFALRGSGGMAKAVASALRDGGYKNGLIVARNERAGRALADSLDYRWQAELGDERPQMLINVTPVGMDGGPEAGQLAFAPEVIKAAETVFDVVAIPSETPLIVLGRAEGKRVITGLEVIAIQALEQFVLYTGVRPTEEQFAAAVAFARS is encoded by the coding sequence ATGCAGATGAACCCGAACAAAGACACCCAGCTGTGCATGTCCCTATCGGGGCGCCCAGGCAACTTCGGTCTGCGTTTTCATAACCATTTGTATGAGCAGTTGGGCCTGAATTTCTATTACAAAGCGTTCAGCAGCCAGGACCTGACCGGCGCAGTCGGCGGCATTCGCGCCTTGGGCATTCGTGGTTGCGGCGTATCGATGCCGTTCAAGGAAGCGTGCATTGCGCTGGTCGATGAGCTGGACGCGTCGGCGGCGGCGATCCAGTCGATCAACACCATCGTCAACACCGACGGCCATCTCAAGGCTTACAACACCGATTACATTGCCATCGAGCAGTTGCTGAACACCCATGCAGTGCCCAAGGACTCGACCTTCGCCCTGCGTGGCAGCGGCGGCATGGCCAAAGCTGTGGCCAGCGCCTTACGCGATGGCGGTTATAAAAACGGTTTGATCGTCGCCCGTAACGAGCGCGCCGGGCGTGCGCTGGCGGATTCGCTGGATTATCGCTGGCAGGCTGAGCTGGGTGATGAGCGCCCGCAGATGCTGATCAATGTGACGCCGGTGGGCATGGACGGTGGGCCGGAGGCTGGGCAGTTGGCGTTTGCGCCTGAGGTGATCAAGGCTGCCGAGACGGTGTTTGATGTGGTGGCGATTCCGTCGGAGACGCCGTTGATCGTGCTTGGCCGCGCGGAGGGCAAGCGGGTGATTACCGGGCTTGAGGTGATAGCGATTCAGGCGCTGGAGCAGTTTGTGTTGTACACCGGTGTGCGCCCGACTGAAGAACAGTTTGCGGCGGCGGTGGCGTTTGCCCGGAGCTGA
- a CDS encoding FCD domain-containing protein — protein MQEDLDAPARKRAHNLAHDLVEKLTQSILLGQLTPGDKLPSENSIVQEHGVSRTVVREAISKLQASGLVETRHGIGTFVIERAAEQGLRLNVDTALGVRSILELRLGLETQAAALAAQRRTEQQLLQMRQALDDYQRLLDNNDSCVEADRRFHLLIAEATGNVCFSEIMQHLGSAMIPRNRLNAAERGAADLSKLGQLAHLEHEAILNAIKRQDADAARAAMWLHLTNSRDRFSAQG, from the coding sequence ATGCAAGAAGACCTCGACGCTCCTGCACGCAAACGTGCGCACAACCTCGCCCATGACCTGGTGGAGAAGCTCACCCAAAGCATCCTGCTCGGTCAGCTGACGCCCGGCGACAAACTGCCCTCGGAGAATTCCATCGTTCAGGAGCACGGTGTCAGCCGCACGGTGGTGCGCGAGGCGATTTCCAAATTACAGGCTTCCGGGCTGGTGGAGACCCGGCACGGCATCGGCACGTTCGTCATCGAGCGCGCGGCGGAGCAGGGTTTGCGCCTGAATGTCGATACCGCGCTCGGTGTGCGCAGCATTCTTGAATTGCGTCTGGGCCTGGAAACCCAAGCGGCGGCACTGGCGGCGCAACGGCGTACCGAGCAGCAACTGCTGCAAATGCGCCAGGCGCTGGATGACTATCAACGGCTGCTGGACAACAACGACAGTTGCGTCGAAGCCGATCGACGTTTTCATCTGCTGATCGCCGAAGCCACGGGTAACGTCTGTTTCAGCGAGATCATGCAGCACCTGGGCAGTGCGATGATCCCGCGTAACCGGCTCAATGCAGCTGAACGTGGCGCGGCGGATCTGAGCAAGCTCGGGCAACTGGCTCATCTGGAGCACGAGGCGATTCTGAACGCGATCAAGCGTCAGGATGCGGATGCCGCGCGCGCTGCAATGTGGCTGCACCTGACCAACAGCCGCGACCGCTTTTCCGCGCAGGGTTGA
- a CDS encoding DUF1993 domain-containing protein — MTISLYAASVPVFQQMLKALSDVLKKAEAHATEKNIDPNAFLQARLYPDMFPLTRQVQIAVDFAKGVSSRLAEVEVPKYDDTETTFAELQALIAKVLAYIGEIKPEQIDGKEGIEIVTRPGTPKEKRFSGQAYLLTYGLPQFFFHVTTTYALLRHNGVEVGKRDYMGAF; from the coding sequence ATGACCATTTCCCTGTACGCCGCATCCGTCCCGGTTTTTCAACAAATGCTCAAAGCTTTGAGCGATGTGCTGAAAAAGGCTGAAGCCCACGCCACCGAGAAAAACATCGACCCGAACGCGTTCCTGCAGGCCCGTCTGTACCCGGACATGTTCCCGCTGACCCGTCAGGTGCAGATCGCCGTGGACTTCGCCAAAGGCGTTTCCTCGCGTCTGGCTGAAGTCGAAGTGCCGAAATACGACGACACAGAAACCACCTTCGCCGAGCTGCAAGCCCTGATCGCCAAGGTGCTGGCCTACATTGGCGAGATCAAGCCAGAGCAGATCGATGGCAAGGAAGGCATCGAAATCGTCACCCGTCCGGGCACGCCGAAAGAGAAGCGCTTCAGCGGTCAGGCTTACCTGCTGACCTATGGCTTGCCGCAGTTCTTCTTCCACGTCACCACCACTTATGCGTTGCTGCGTCATAACGGTGTTGAAGTGGGCAAGCGTGATTACATGGGCGCGTTCTGA
- a CDS encoding DMT family transporter gives MPPPSPLKILLAMAFVVGCWAYSPTGIHIGLQAYEPGHLALLRFLLASLFMVLIAAFKGIRLPHWRDVPLLFALGFFAVSLHHVALNIGQQSVSAGASSVLAQSSPLFSTLLARFLFKDQVSAWRWGCVLLGFVGVVIVVSGDKGLGAIDAHALLILLAAVSWSVYFALQKHHARRYDGFSLACYAVWSGTLMLLIYLPGLGQAVLNAPLRVQWAVLALGVFPSALAYLAWGFVLKHVDLSRATMTLYLIPPTAMGIASVGLGERPTLLVLVGSVVVFISVLALNLERRVVGVRAVGV, from the coding sequence ATGCCGCCCCCTTCCCCACTGAAAATCCTTCTGGCGATGGCGTTTGTCGTCGGTTGCTGGGCGTATTCGCCGACCGGTATTCACATCGGCCTGCAAGCCTACGAGCCCGGACATCTGGCGTTGCTGCGGTTTCTGTTGGCGTCGTTGTTCATGGTGCTGATCGCTGCGTTCAAAGGCATTCGCCTGCCGCACTGGCGCGACGTGCCGCTGTTGTTCGCCCTGGGTTTCTTCGCCGTCAGCCTGCATCACGTCGCGTTGAACATTGGCCAGCAAAGCGTCAGTGCCGGGGCTTCCAGTGTGTTGGCGCAATCGAGTCCGCTGTTCAGCACGTTGCTGGCGCGGTTCTTGTTCAAGGATCAGGTCAGCGCCTGGCGTTGGGGTTGTGTGTTGCTCGGCTTTGTCGGCGTGGTGATCGTGGTCAGCGGCGATAAGGGCTTGGGCGCTATCGATGCGCATGCACTGCTGATCCTGTTGGCAGCGGTTTCATGGAGCGTTTACTTCGCCCTGCAAAAACACCATGCGCGGCGTTACGACGGCTTCAGTCTGGCGTGTTATGCGGTGTGGTCGGGGACGTTGATGCTGCTGATTTATTTACCGGGGCTGGGTCAAGCTGTGCTGAATGCGCCGTTGCGGGTGCAGTGGGCGGTGTTGGCCTTGGGCGTTTTTCCCAGTGCGCTGGCCTATCTGGCGTGGGGGTTTGTGCTCAAGCATGTGGATCTGAGCCGGGCGACGATGACGTTGTATTTGATACCGCCGACGGCGATGGGGATTGCTTCGGTTGGTTTGGGCGAGCGACCGACGTTGCTGGTGCTGGTGGGGTCGGTGGTGGTGTTTATCAGTGTGTTGGCGTTGAATCTGGAGCGACGGGTTGTGGGTGTTCGGGCAGTTGGGGTCTGA
- the yegQ gene encoding tRNA 5-hydroxyuridine modification protein YegQ, whose product MTSTFAAPELLAPAGTLKNMRYAFAYGADAVYAGQPRYSLRVRNNEFDHANLALGIGEAQAQGKRFYVVVNIAPHNAKLKTFLKDLAPVIEMAPDALIMSDPGLIMLVRRHFPQMPIHLSVQANTVNWASVEFWQQMGLSRIILSRELSLEEIGEIREQVPGMELEVFVHGALCMAYSGRCLLSGYMNKRDANQGSCTNACRWKYSAQEATENQLGEIVQTFQPEPTRGLGAPTDQVFLLQEANRPDQLMPAFEDEHGTYIMNAKDLRAVQHVERLTRMGVHSLKIEGRTKSHFYCARTTQVYRRAIDDAVAGREFDRSLMTDLESLAQRGYTEGFLRRHVHDEYQNYQNGSSVSERQQFVGELTGERREGLAEVKVKNRFGLGDHLELMTPTGNFHFDLHELQSVKGEAIEVAPGDGHTVYVPIPEVVDLRFGLLMRDLRGA is encoded by the coding sequence ATGACCTCGACCTTCGCCGCCCCCGAACTGCTCGCTCCCGCCGGCACCCTGAAAAACATGCGTTACGCCTTCGCTTACGGCGCCGATGCGGTCTATGCCGGACAGCCGCGTTACAGCCTGCGGGTGCGCAACAATGAATTTGATCACGCCAATCTGGCGCTGGGCATTGGTGAAGCCCAGGCGCAGGGCAAACGCTTCTACGTGGTGGTCAACATCGCGCCGCACAACGCCAAACTGAAGACCTTCCTCAAGGATCTGGCACCGGTGATCGAGATGGCGCCGGATGCGCTGATCATGTCTGACCCGGGGCTGATCATGCTGGTGCGCCGACACTTCCCACAGATGCCGATTCACCTCTCGGTTCAGGCCAATACGGTGAACTGGGCGAGCGTCGAGTTCTGGCAGCAGATGGGGTTGAGCCGAATCATCCTGTCGCGAGAATTGTCGCTGGAAGAAATCGGTGAAATCCGCGAACAGGTGCCGGGCATGGAACTGGAAGTGTTCGTTCACGGCGCATTGTGCATGGCCTATTCCGGGCGCTGCCTGCTCTCCGGCTACATGAACAAACGCGACGCCAATCAGGGCAGCTGTACCAATGCCTGTCGCTGGAAATACTCGGCGCAAGAGGCCACGGAAAATCAGCTCGGCGAGATCGTCCAGACCTTCCAGCCCGAGCCGACCCGGGGCCTCGGCGCGCCGACTGATCAGGTGTTCCTGTTACAGGAAGCCAACCGCCCCGACCAATTGATGCCCGCTTTCGAAGACGAGCACGGCACCTACATCATGAACGCCAAGGACCTGCGCGCGGTGCAGCACGTCGAGCGCCTGACGCGCATGGGCGTGCATTCATTGAAGATCGAGGGCCGGACCAAATCGCACTTCTATTGCGCGCGCACCACGCAGGTGTATCGGCGAGCGATAGATGATGCGGTGGCCGGGCGTGAGTTTGATCGCAGCCTGATGACGGACTTGGAGTCACTGGCGCAGCGTGGCTACACCGAGGGTTTTCTGCGTCGGCATGTGCATGACGAGTATCAGAATTATCAGAATGGAAGTTCGGTATCGGAGCGTCAGCAGTTCGTTGGCGAGTTGACCGGCGAGCGGCGTGAGGGGCTGGCCGAGGTCAAGGTGAAGAATCGTTTTGGTCTTGGTGATCATCTGGAATTGATGACGCCCACGGGCAATTTTCATTTTGATTTGCATGAGTTGCAGAGTGTTAAGGGTGAGGCGATCGAGGTGGCACCGGGGGATGGGCATACGGTTTATGTGCCGATTCCGGAGGTTGTGGATTTGCGGTTTGGGTTGTTGATGCGGGATCTGCGGGGTGCCTGA
- a CDS encoding cupin domain-containing protein yields the protein MHPPILNLHQVELEPLPEALAPEGETAGRYQQRMARVGQQLGSQKLGYRLYALPPGMRGSPFHSHRVNEEMFYVVAGEGEVRLGTERFPIREGDVIACPPGGPEKAHQIINTSQAELRYLAVSTQQQPEICEYPDSNKYAVMDNFNVDAEGNASGFVAVARQADGVDYWDGE from the coding sequence ATGCATCCGCCCATCCTCAATCTGCATCAGGTCGAACTCGAACCCCTGCCCGAAGCCCTGGCCCCGGAAGGCGAAACCGCCGGCCGCTATCAGCAGCGCATGGCCCGCGTCGGTCAGCAACTGGGTTCGCAAAAACTCGGCTATCGCCTGTACGCCTTGCCGCCGGGCATGCGCGGCAGCCCGTTTCACAGTCATCGGGTCAACGAAGAAATGTTCTACGTGGTGGCCGGGGAGGGCGAGGTGCGTCTCGGCACCGAGCGTTTTCCGATTCGCGAAGGTGATGTGATCGCCTGTCCGCCGGGTGGGCCGGAGAAGGCGCATCAGATCATCAATACCAGTCAGGCCGAACTGCGTTATCTGGCGGTGAGTACGCAGCAACAGCCGGAAATCTGCGAATACCCGGATTCGAACAAATATGCGGTGATGGATAACTTCAACGTCGATGCCGAGGGCAATGCCTCGGGTTTTGTGGCGGTGGCACGGCAGGCGGATGGCGTTGACTACTGGGATGGCGAGTAA
- the sstT gene encoding serine/threonine transporter SstT: protein MTASSPSLLQRLKNLSLVAQILIGLIAGIALAMFAPQVAKDTAFIGKVFVSALKAVAPILVFVLVMASIANHKHGQETHIRPILFLYLLGTFAAAVVAVIASMAFPSHLVLSTENVAVTAPGGIAEVLQSLLLSVVDNPVNALINANFIGILAWAIGMGVAIRHAGDTTREVLGDLSNGVTLIVRVVIRFAPLGIFGLVASTLATSGFGALIGYAHLLAVLLGCMLFVALVMNPLIVFWKLRRNPYPLTLKCLRESGITAFFTRSSAANIPVNLELSKRLGLHEDTYSVSIPLGATINMAGAAITITVLTLAAVHTLGIAVDIPTAILLSVVAAICACGASGVAGGSLLLIPLACSLFGIPSEIAMQVVAVGFIIGVLQDSAETALNSSTDVLFTAAACLGEEAKAQRTA, encoded by the coding sequence ATGACTGCTTCATCCCCTTCTCTATTGCAACGCCTGAAGAACCTGAGCCTGGTCGCACAGATCCTCATCGGCCTGATCGCCGGTATTGCCTTGGCGATGTTTGCCCCGCAAGTGGCAAAAGACACCGCGTTCATCGGCAAAGTGTTCGTGTCGGCGTTGAAAGCCGTCGCGCCGATTCTGGTGTTCGTGTTGGTAATGGCGTCGATTGCCAACCACAAGCACGGCCAGGAAACCCACATCCGTCCGATTCTGTTCCTCTATCTGCTGGGCACCTTCGCCGCAGCCGTGGTGGCCGTGATTGCCAGCATGGCATTCCCGTCGCATCTGGTGCTGTCCACCGAAAACGTCGCGGTGACCGCACCGGGTGGCATTGCAGAAGTGTTGCAGAGCCTGTTGCTGAGCGTCGTGGATAACCCGGTGAATGCACTGATCAACGCCAACTTCATCGGTATTCTGGCCTGGGCAATCGGCATGGGCGTCGCGATTCGCCATGCCGGTGACACTACCCGCGAAGTGCTCGGTGATCTGTCCAACGGCGTGACCCTGATCGTGCGTGTGGTGATTCGCTTTGCACCGCTGGGCATTTTCGGTCTGGTAGCGTCGACGCTGGCGACTTCGGGCTTCGGCGCGCTGATCGGTTATGCGCACCTGCTGGCCGTGCTGCTCGGCTGCATGTTGTTCGTGGCGCTGGTGATGAACCCGCTGATCGTATTCTGGAAACTGCGTCGCAACCCGTACCCGCTGACCCTCAAGTGCCTGCGTGAAAGTGGCATCACCGCGTTCTTCACCCGCAGTTCGGCGGCGAACATTCCGGTCAACCTGGAATTGAGCAAGCGCCTGGGCCTGCATGAAGACACCTATTCGGTGTCGATCCCGCTGGGCGCGACCATCAACATGGCCGGTGCAGCGATCACCATTACTGTGCTGACCCTGGCGGCCGTGCATACATTGGGTATTGCCGTGGACATTCCGACGGCGATTCTGCTCAGCGTTGTCGCCGCCATTTGCGCGTGTGGCGCTTCGGGTGTGGCGGGTGGGTCGCTATTGCTGATTCCGTTGGCTTGCAGCTTGTTCGGCATTCCGAGCGAGATTGCCATGCAGGTGGTGGCGGTCGGGTTCATTATTGGCGTGTTGCAGGATTCGGCGGAGACCGCGCTGAACTCGTCGACTGACGTGTTGTTTACCGCTGCGGCGTGTTTGGGTGAGGAAGCGAAAGCCCAACGTACCGCGTAA
- a CDS encoding DUF480 domain-containing protein encodes MTTEPESTFDEPRLNATEIRILGSLIEKQATSPETYPLTLNALVTACNQKTSREPVMNLTPGQVGQSLRALEGRGFAKLVMGSRADRWEHKVDKALELVPAQVILSGLMFLRGPQTVNELLTRSGRMHEFEDTEQVVHQLERLIARGLAVLIPRQAGQREDRYTHALGDPADIEVILAARQNPSDRGANSGVSVERIEELEARIAALEERLARLE; translated from the coding sequence ATGACCACAGAACCAGAATCCACCTTCGACGAGCCACGGCTCAACGCCACGGAAATCCGCATCCTCGGCTCGTTGATCGAGAAACAGGCGACCAGCCCGGAAACCTATCCGCTGACCCTTAATGCGTTGGTCACGGCATGCAATCAGAAAACCAGCCGCGAACCGGTGATGAACCTGACTCCGGGCCAGGTCGGCCAGAGCCTGCGCGCACTGGAGGGTCGCGGTTTCGCCAAACTGGTGATGGGCAGTCGCGCCGACCGCTGGGAGCACAAGGTCGACAAGGCGCTGGAACTGGTGCCGGCGCAAGTGATTCTCAGTGGATTGATGTTTCTGCGCGGCCCGCAGACCGTCAATGAGCTGCTGACCCGCAGTGGGCGCATGCATGAATTTGAAGACACCGAGCAAGTGGTGCATCAGCTTGAGCGGTTGATTGCGCGCGGGCTGGCGGTGTTGATTCCGCGCCAGGCCGGGCAACGTGAAGATCGTTATACCCATGCGCTGGGTGATCCGGCGGATATCGAGGTTATCTTGGCGGCGCGGCAGAATCCGTCGGATCGCGGTGCAAACAGCGGCGTGTCAGTCGAGCGCATCGAAGAGCTCGAAGCGCGAATCGCCGCGCTGGAAGAACGCCTGGCCCGCCTCGAATAA